The Geoglobus acetivorans genome window below encodes:
- a CDS encoding queuosine precursor transporter encodes MLSNEVLWFILLMVSFALITLVYRLFGRAGLYVWIGMAIILANIQVAKLIEFFGLMTAMGNIIYGSTFLATDILAEKYGKKYARKGVFIGFFVLIATTIIMQITLAFTPAPEDALDPALQQIFGFMPDVTIASLTAYLISQLHDVWAFHFWKEKTKGRFLWLRNNASTLVSQLIDNATFTLLFFVVFNPELFAELGWQGIWEIFITSYIMKFVVALMDTPFIYLATRIKPEED; translated from the coding sequence ATGCTGTCCAACGAAGTTCTGTGGTTCATTCTGCTGATGGTCAGCTTTGCTCTGATAACTCTGGTTTACAGGCTGTTTGGCAGGGCAGGGCTTTATGTATGGATAGGCATGGCGATAATTCTGGCGAACATTCAGGTAGCCAAGCTGATAGAATTCTTCGGACTGATGACCGCGATGGGTAACATCATCTATGGCTCCACCTTCCTTGCCACCGATATCCTGGCTGAGAAGTACGGCAAGAAATATGCAAGGAAAGGAGTGTTCATAGGCTTTTTCGTGCTGATCGCAACGACGATCATAATGCAGATAACTCTCGCATTCACTCCGGCACCTGAAGACGCTTTAGATCCAGCATTGCAGCAGATATTTGGATTCATGCCTGACGTTACCATTGCAAGCCTCACAGCATACCTGATTTCCCAGCTTCACGATGTCTGGGCTTTCCACTTCTGGAAGGAAAAGACCAAGGGCAGGTTCCTCTGGCTGAGAAACAACGCATCAACGCTCGTCTCACAGCTGATAGACAATGCGACGTTTACTCTGCTTTTCTTCGTGGTGTTCAACCCAGAACTGTTTGCAGAGCTTGGCTGGCAGGGCATCTGGGAGATCTTCATAACTTCATACATCATGAAGTTCGTTGTTGCGCTGATGGACACGCCGTTCATCTATCTGGCGACAAGGATAAAACCGGAAGAGGATTAG
- the iorA gene encoding indolepyruvate ferredoxin oxidoreductase subunit alpha, translating into MLKDVILDAPGKKVFLLGNEAIARGAIEAGIDVFSAYPGTPSSEITDTLNAACSYLRDRMEYRMEYAVNEKVAFEVAIGASLAGKRGMTAMKHVGLNVAADPLFSFAYVGARGGFVCVSADDPSMHSSQNEQDNRWYGIAAKVPVVEPSSVNEAKEITKDAFELSEKFSLPFILRSYTRLSHSSGVVELGEIPYKKIEKVEWERHPETDVVLPAHARRLKPKLQEKMKKLEDYFNGWKYNWVDEGDGKKGLIACGMSYNYAKEAMEYLGLEYPVLKLSSMNPLPRKLITDFLANLDEVLVVEEVDPVVEMQVRVMAAEFGVRVHGKMDGYLPENYEYNVSVVQEGIARLAGKDFDYSRYLSAATELVKIAPPRPPVLCPGCPHTAVFYAIRKVVNETGRAALPSDIGCYTLGINKPLEGVDITICMGASAGSSNGLSYVLSNPIIATIGDSTFFHTGIPPLINAVYNGNKFVLVVLDNSTTGMTGHQPHPGVDVKGCGEKADSIRIEDVCRALGVKFVEVVHSYNLRAVEDSLKRALNHDGVAVIVAKQPCAILWTRERKRKGIKIRSFEITDDCRECMKCVNEFTCPAIYIQEGKPEIDPALCVGCGVCASVCPYRAVRAAR; encoded by the coding sequence ATGTTAAAAGATGTCATACTGGATGCACCAGGGAAGAAAGTGTTCCTTCTGGGGAATGAAGCCATTGCAAGAGGGGCAATTGAGGCCGGGATTGACGTTTTTTCTGCCTATCCTGGCACTCCCTCTTCCGAGATAACTGACACCCTGAACGCTGCCTGCAGTTATCTGAGGGACAGAATGGAATACAGGATGGAGTATGCGGTAAATGAGAAGGTAGCTTTCGAGGTTGCGATAGGGGCATCGCTCGCTGGTAAAAGGGGTATGACCGCGATGAAGCATGTCGGATTGAATGTTGCTGCTGATCCTCTTTTCAGCTTCGCTTATGTTGGAGCGAGGGGTGGCTTCGTATGTGTTTCTGCGGATGATCCCTCAATGCACTCCAGTCAGAATGAGCAGGACAACAGGTGGTACGGGATAGCCGCGAAGGTGCCGGTGGTTGAGCCTTCCAGCGTGAACGAGGCAAAGGAGATCACAAAGGATGCGTTTGAGCTTTCAGAGAAATTCTCGTTGCCGTTCATATTGAGGAGCTACACGAGACTGAGTCATTCAAGTGGTGTCGTCGAACTTGGCGAAATTCCGTACAAAAAAATCGAGAAGGTTGAATGGGAGAGACATCCAGAGACTGATGTTGTTTTGCCAGCTCACGCAAGAAGACTCAAGCCCAAGCTTCAGGAGAAAATGAAAAAGCTTGAAGATTACTTTAATGGCTGGAAATATAACTGGGTTGATGAAGGGGACGGCAAAAAGGGTCTGATTGCCTGCGGAATGAGCTACAATTATGCGAAAGAAGCAATGGAATATCTTGGTTTGGAGTATCCCGTTCTTAAGCTCTCCTCGATGAACCCTCTTCCGAGGAAACTCATCACTGACTTCCTTGCGAACCTCGATGAGGTGCTGGTGGTTGAGGAGGTTGACCCGGTCGTTGAGATGCAGGTAAGGGTGATGGCTGCAGAGTTTGGTGTCAGGGTTCACGGGAAGATGGATGGCTATCTGCCTGAAAACTACGAATACAACGTTTCAGTTGTTCAGGAAGGGATTGCAAGACTTGCAGGAAAGGATTTTGATTATTCCCGTTATCTGTCCGCTGCAACTGAGCTTGTTAAGATCGCCCCGCCAAGACCTCCGGTTTTGTGTCCGGGTTGCCCCCATACTGCAGTCTTCTACGCAATACGGAAGGTTGTGAACGAAACTGGCAGGGCTGCCCTTCCGAGTGATATCGGCTGTTATACTCTCGGTATAAACAAGCCTCTTGAGGGTGTGGACATCACAATCTGTATGGGAGCAAGCGCTGGATCATCCAACGGATTGAGTTATGTGCTTTCTAACCCGATAATCGCAACCATAGGCGATTCCACCTTCTTCCACACTGGCATTCCACCCCTGATAAATGCTGTGTACAACGGAAATAAATTCGTGCTTGTTGTTCTTGACAACTCGACGACAGGGATGACTGGCCACCAGCCCCATCCGGGGGTTGATGTTAAGGGTTGTGGTGAGAAAGCAGATTCCATCAGGATTGAGGACGTTTGCAGAGCTTTGGGAGTTAAGTTTGTTGAGGTGGTGCATTCATATAACCTGAGGGCAGTTGAAGATTCCCTGAAACGGGCGCTGAATCATGACGGTGTTGCAGTTATTGTTGCAAAACAGCCGTGCGCAATTTTATGGACGAGAGAGAGGAAAAGAAAGGGAATCAAAATAAGATCGTTTGAGATAACCGATGATTGCAGGGAATGCATGAAATGCGTTAATGAATTCACCTGCCCGGCAATATACATCCAGGAAGGAAAGCCGGAAATTGATCCTGCACTGTGTGTGGGTTGTGGAGTCTGTGCGTCGGTCTGTCCGTACAGGGCGGTAAGGGCAGCGAGGTGA
- a CDS encoding 2-oxoacid:acceptor oxidoreductase family protein, which produces MRVNILIVGVGGQGVLTTSGILARAAMEEGLNVVSAETHGMAQRGGSVEVHLRIGDVKAPLIPYGGADYIAALEPVEILRYGHYMGENTVAVVNTRPISPPSVSTGVARYPELEEITERVRLYLGELHTVNASEIAERLAGTIQATNVVMAGILIGLGMPVKLNSVEKALGEVLPEKMVEANIKALREGFQLGEKLRK; this is translated from the coding sequence ATGAGGGTAAACATTCTCATAGTCGGGGTTGGCGGTCAGGGCGTTCTGACGACATCCGGTATTCTGGCAAGAGCTGCGATGGAAGAAGGATTGAATGTAGTTTCTGCAGAGACGCATGGAATGGCTCAGAGAGGAGGGAGTGTGGAGGTACATCTCAGGATAGGGGATGTGAAGGCACCCCTGATACCTTACGGCGGGGCAGATTACATAGCTGCGCTTGAGCCGGTTGAAATACTGAGGTACGGGCATTACATGGGTGAAAATACTGTTGCCGTTGTCAACACCCGACCAATCTCTCCACCGAGCGTCTCCACTGGCGTTGCGAGATATCCTGAGCTTGAAGAGATAACTGAGAGAGTCAGACTCTATCTCGGTGAGCTGCATACAGTAAACGCATCCGAAATTGCTGAAAGGCTTGCGGGAACCATTCAGGCAACGAATGTTGTTATGGCCGGAATTCTAATCGGACTGGGTATGCCTGTGAAACTAAATTCGGTTGAAAAAGCACTGGGAGAGGTGCTGCCAGAAAAAATGGTTGAGGCAAATATCAAAGCTTTGAGGGAAGGGTTTCAGCTTGGTGAAAAACTCAGGAAATGA
- a CDS encoding amidohydrolase family protein, whose translation MYSIAINNGLCFINGEFTRASIGIEENKIARIAKEVLKGEIEFDARENIIIPAFFNAHTHAAMTLLRGIAEDMELNVWLKNVWRLERLLTPEDIYWGTMLAIVEMIKSGIAGFSDLYIHMDEVAKAAGEAGVRAVLCYGMADRGDEEKAKRELDIGERFISDWDGAFDGRIKAIYGPHAPYTCTPEFLKTVKERADTLETMIHIHVSETQWEVEEIKKQYGTTPVRLLDEIGFLDSNVVIAHGVWLDDEELEILKNRGVSVVHSPVSNMKLSSGIARVRDMLKMGITVALGTDGAASNNSYNFFQEMKFASLSQKIKYMRADAVRAEDVLKMATENGYRAYGILGGRLEEGYLADIAILSKSQHLYPLYSPTYGLVYSASGEEVQHLIVDGEIVMEDRVILTVDEEKIYDKVEKLKEKFIS comes from the coding sequence ATGTACTCTATCGCGATAAACAACGGACTCTGCTTCATCAATGGGGAATTCACCAGAGCCTCAATAGGGATAGAAGAGAATAAAATAGCGAGAATAGCTAAGGAAGTGCTGAAAGGAGAAATTGAATTTGATGCGAGAGAGAACATAATCATTCCTGCATTTTTCAACGCCCACACTCATGCGGCCATGACCCTGCTGAGGGGAATAGCAGAGGACATGGAGCTTAACGTCTGGCTGAAAAATGTCTGGAGGCTTGAGCGGCTTCTCACTCCAGAAGACATCTACTGGGGTACGATGCTTGCGATAGTTGAGATGATAAAAAGCGGAATAGCTGGATTCAGCGACCTCTACATCCACATGGACGAGGTTGCAAAAGCGGCTGGAGAGGCGGGCGTCAGGGCGGTGCTTTGTTACGGAATGGCAGACAGGGGAGATGAGGAGAAGGCGAAAAGAGAACTCGACATTGGTGAGAGGTTCATATCAGACTGGGACGGAGCGTTCGATGGCAGGATCAAGGCGATTTACGGTCCCCACGCACCCTACACATGCACGCCCGAATTTCTGAAAACGGTGAAGGAAAGGGCAGACACGCTGGAAACCATGATACACATACACGTTTCAGAGACACAGTGGGAGGTTGAGGAGATAAAGAAGCAGTACGGGACTACTCCGGTCAGATTGCTCGACGAAATTGGATTTCTGGACAGTAACGTGGTCATAGCCCACGGAGTGTGGCTCGATGATGAGGAGCTTGAGATTCTGAAAAATAGGGGTGTGAGTGTGGTTCACAGCCCGGTAAGCAACATGAAGTTATCCTCGGGAATTGCGAGGGTGAGGGACATGCTCAAAATGGGTATCACCGTTGCCCTCGGCACGGATGGGGCAGCGAGCAACAACTCCTACAACTTCTTTCAGGAGATGAAGTTCGCATCCCTCTCCCAGAAAATAAAGTACATGAGGGCAGATGCGGTCAGGGCAGAGGACGTTCTCAAAATGGCCACCGAAAACGGTTACCGGGCCTATGGAATTTTGGGAGGAAGGCTTGAAGAGGGGTACCTTGCCGACATCGCCATCCTTTCGAAGTCCCAGCACCTGTATCCGCTGTACAGTCCCACCTACGGCCTGGTTTACTCTGCGAGCGGCGAGGAGGTCCAGCACCTGATCGTCGACGGCGAAATCGTTATGGAGGACAGGGTGATACTGACCGTGGACGAGGAAAAAATCTATGACAAGGTGGAAAAACTGAAGGAAAAATTCATTTCCTGA
- a CDS encoding rhodanese-like domain-containing protein, with the protein MRKTKYILAAILVLFALAVSVVPGCVQKDDRVLKRVSVDEAYRLIQENRDNPEFIIIDVRTPQEYSQMHIDGAINIDFYSPKFRDELNGLDKSKTYLIYCRTGHRSGEALKIMDELGFEHVYEMEGGIMQWMAKGYPVIK; encoded by the coding sequence ATGAGAAAAACCAAGTATATCCTGGCAGCGATCCTTGTCCTCTTTGCTCTCGCCGTATCAGTTGTTCCAGGATGCGTTCAGAAGGATGATAGAGTTCTTAAAAGGGTCTCTGTGGATGAGGCTTACAGATTGATTCAGGAGAACAGAGACAATCCTGAATTCATAATTATAGATGTTCGAACCCCGCAGGAGTATTCTCAGATGCACATAGATGGGGCGATCAACATCGATTTTTACTCTCCCAAGTTCAGGGACGAACTCAACGGACTTGATAAATCAAAAACATATCTGATTTACTGCAGAACCGGGCACAGATCAGGTGAGGCGCTGAAAATAATGGATGAGCTGGGTTTTGAGCACGTCTACGAAATGGAGGGCGGGATTATGCAGTGGATGGCCAAGGGATATCCTGTGATAAAATAA
- a CDS encoding long-chain-fatty-acid--CoA ligase yields MRFVKGFPATTMEEYQLNVINVLKHAAKYFGDREIASRLHNGEVFRYSYGEAYRRVRKLADSLEKLGINPGDRVGVLSWNTHRFYELFFAIPGMGAVLLEMNLRLHPKEIVYVANHSGAKVIFVDETLIKLAEGIAPHIKAEKYIIMADGDLPETKLENVYSYEELVKNGDENYEFPVVDEHSAATACYTSGTTGNPKGVYYSNRAMILHSLAEIHALGLRPDDVYMQLVPMFHANGWGLFYPATIAGAKLVFPGRYAVDALGPVLELMQNEGVTVTAGAPAIFLPMLKYLDSLEDPPRFNLRAWSGATEPPLAMMKGLLKYGIEVIHAYGATETSPLVCYNFIKPGLEEMSEDELWDMKRKQGIPVFGVEVAIADENGNFLPWDGKSIGELYIRGHWITGEYYKDPRTFDSFAEDGFLKWWKSGDAATIDEYGYIKIVDRFKDLIKSGGEWISSVDLENFLVAHPAVFEACVVGIPHPRWEERPLAFVVLKEEYRGKVSREELLEHLSQRFAKWQLPDEILFVDEIPKTSVGKASKRTLREKYREFYTK; encoded by the coding sequence ATGAGATTCGTTAAGGGATTTCCCGCAACAACAATGGAAGAATACCAGCTGAACGTGATAAACGTGCTGAAGCATGCGGCAAAGTATTTTGGAGACCGAGAGATAGCGTCAAGGCTCCACAACGGAGAAGTGTTCAGATACAGCTACGGTGAGGCTTACAGAAGGGTCAGAAAGCTTGCAGATTCTCTCGAAAAACTTGGAATAAATCCGGGAGATAGAGTGGGTGTGCTGAGCTGGAACACCCACAGATTCTACGAGCTGTTCTTTGCAATTCCCGGAATGGGGGCTGTTTTGCTGGAGATGAACCTCAGGCTCCATCCAAAAGAGATAGTTTATGTTGCAAACCACAGCGGAGCAAAGGTAATTTTCGTGGATGAAACCCTGATCAAGCTTGCCGAGGGCATAGCTCCCCACATCAAAGCCGAGAAGTACATCATAATGGCTGACGGTGATCTGCCTGAGACGAAACTCGAGAACGTTTACAGCTATGAGGAGCTTGTGAAAAATGGAGACGAAAATTATGAGTTTCCGGTTGTGGATGAGCATTCTGCAGCGACAGCCTGCTACACATCCGGAACGACTGGAAATCCGAAGGGAGTTTATTATTCCAACAGAGCAATGATTCTGCACTCCCTCGCAGAAATACACGCTCTCGGTCTGAGACCGGATGACGTTTACATGCAGCTCGTGCCCATGTTCCATGCAAACGGGTGGGGGCTGTTCTATCCTGCCACAATAGCGGGAGCAAAGCTCGTTTTCCCGGGGAGATATGCGGTGGACGCTCTCGGCCCGGTTCTGGAACTCATGCAGAATGAAGGGGTAACGGTCACGGCCGGAGCACCCGCCATCTTTCTGCCAATGCTGAAATACCTGGACAGCCTCGAGGACCCTCCCAGATTCAACCTGAGAGCCTGGAGCGGCGCAACAGAGCCGCCACTGGCCATGATGAAGGGTCTGCTCAAATACGGAATAGAAGTCATTCACGCATACGGTGCAACGGAGACATCACCTCTCGTATGCTACAATTTCATAAAGCCTGGTCTGGAAGAGATGAGCGAGGACGAACTCTGGGACATGAAGAGGAAACAGGGTATCCCCGTTTTCGGTGTCGAGGTGGCCATAGCAGACGAAAACGGAAACTTCCTCCCGTGGGATGGAAAAAGCATAGGGGAGCTGTACATCAGGGGACACTGGATAACGGGCGAGTACTACAAAGACCCGAGAACGTTCGATTCGTTCGCAGAGGATGGCTTTCTGAAGTGGTGGAAGAGCGGAGATGCCGCCACGATAGATGAATATGGATACATAAAGATAGTGGACAGATTTAAGGACCTGATCAAAAGCGGTGGAGAGTGGATAAGCAGTGTGGACCTCGAAAACTTCCTTGTTGCCCATCCAGCCGTTTTTGAGGCGTGTGTTGTGGGCATACCGCATCCAAGATGGGAGGAAAGGCCGCTTGCATTTGTCGTCCTGAAAGAGGAATACAGGGGAAAGGTCAGCAGGGAAGAGCTGCTGGAGCATTTAAGCCAGAGGTTTGCAAAATGGCAGCTGCCAGACGAGATACTGTTTGTGGATGAAATACCGAAAACCAGTGTGGGTAAAGCGAGTAAAAGGACTCTCAGAGAAAAATACAGAGAGTTTTACACAAAATAA
- a CDS encoding acyl-CoA dehydrogenase family protein, with the protein MNFELSEDHRMIQQAVREFAEKEIMPYGRELDEKGKYPFHLFRKAAKLGFIGIDLPEEYGGQGLDYTSNVIICIELARADSNAGSAIASSTLGCPMLKYFGSEEQKENYLTKVPKGKSTSGIAITEPDAGSDAAKIKTRAERTEGGWTINGNKVFITNGSISDWIILLARTSGEGYRGISAFVVETSAEGYETRPIKKMGLSCHDTAEISLKNVFIPEKNLVGMENYGFYQLMRFFNESRIMVGAIHLGMAIGAYERALQYAKERKSFGKPLIEHQAIAFKLADMYKDIEAAKLLVFKAAWLVDNGKADPALSSAAKLFASEVAIKVTYEAVQIFGGYGFSKEYDVERYYRDARVGTIYEGTSEIQRLIISRSLAGKL; encoded by the coding sequence ATGAACTTTGAATTGAGCGAAGACCACAGAATGATTCAGCAGGCGGTGAGAGAGTTTGCTGAAAAGGAAATTATGCCCTACGGAAGAGAACTGGACGAGAAAGGCAAATACCCATTCCATCTTTTCAGGAAAGCTGCAAAACTCGGGTTCATCGGTATTGACCTGCCAGAGGAGTACGGCGGACAGGGGCTTGACTACACCTCAAACGTGATCATCTGCATAGAGCTTGCAAGAGCTGACAGCAATGCGGGCAGTGCCATAGCCTCATCAACCCTTGGATGTCCGATGCTCAAGTATTTCGGGAGTGAGGAACAGAAGGAGAACTATCTCACGAAGGTCCCGAAAGGGAAGAGCACGTCAGGGATAGCCATAACTGAACCTGATGCTGGAAGTGATGCGGCCAAGATTAAAACAAGGGCGGAGAGAACAGAGGGTGGATGGACAATAAACGGTAACAAGGTGTTCATAACAAACGGAAGCATCTCTGACTGGATAATCCTGCTTGCAAGAACCTCTGGAGAGGGTTACAGAGGAATATCGGCATTTGTTGTCGAAACTTCAGCGGAAGGATACGAGACGAGACCCATAAAAAAGATGGGACTTAGCTGCCACGATACTGCTGAAATAAGCCTGAAAAACGTATTCATACCTGAAAAAAATCTGGTTGGCATGGAAAACTACGGATTCTACCAGCTTATGAGGTTCTTTAACGAAAGCAGGATAATGGTCGGAGCAATACACCTCGGAATGGCAATCGGAGCATACGAAAGAGCATTGCAGTATGCGAAGGAAAGGAAGAGCTTTGGAAAACCCCTGATAGAGCATCAGGCAATAGCATTCAAGCTTGCGGATATGTACAAGGACATAGAGGCTGCAAAGCTTCTCGTCTTCAAAGCGGCATGGCTTGTTGATAACGGCAAGGCTGATCCGGCTTTAAGCTCTGCAGCGAAGTTATTTGCAAGTGAGGTTGCGATAAAGGTCACCTACGAGGCTGTGCAGATCTTTGGAGGATACGGTTTCAGCAAGGAGTATGATGTGGAACGCTATTACAGAGACGCGAGGGTTGGGACGATTTATGAGGGGACGAGCGAAATCCAGAGGCTGATAATATCGAGATCCCTGGCAGGAAAGCTGTAA